From the genome of Corallococcus macrosporus DSM 14697:
CGTTACGAGCAGCTCCTCCGGCAGGACCCCACTTCTTCCGTTTTCGTCGAGCTCGCCAAGGCCCTGTTGGAGAAGGGCGACACGGCGCGTGCCATCGAGGTCTGCGGGCAAGGCATCTCCCACCACCCCACGTCCATTGTCGGGCGCGTGCTGTGGGGCAAGGCCCTCATCCAGCAGGGCCGGCCCGCCGAGGCGATGGAGCAGTTCGACCAGGCCATCTCCATCGAGAAGGACAACCCCTACGCCTACAACCTGATTGGCGAGGTGCTCCTCCAGCGCGGGCTGTACCGCTCCGCGCTGCCCATCCTCCGCAAGGCCGTGGCGCTCCAGCCCAATGACGGCCGCGTGAAGAGCTGGCTGGACCAGGCGCAGCAGGCGCTCGCCGGTGGTCCGGCGCCGGTGTTCGCGGACCTGATGGGGCTGGAGAAGCCCGCCGCGGACGAGGACACCCCCGCCGAGCCGCCGAAGGACGAGGACCCGGCACCGGGGCCCACGGTGGCGCCCATGGCCGCCGCCCGGCTGCGCGCCGCGGCGCTCGGTGACGCGGCGAAGCTGAAGCCCGCGAGCGCGGGGGCCGCGGCAGCGGGTGATTCCGCGGACGCGGGGCCTGGGACGGCTGGGGTTGCGGACGCTGGGACAGGCGCGGACGCTGGGACAGGCGCGGACGGCGGCGAGGCGTCAGCGGCGGACCCGTCGGTGGCGCGGGGCGGCGAGGCGTCAGCGGCGGACCCGTCCGTGGCGCGGGGCGGCGAGGCGTCAGCGGTGGACCCGTCGGTGGCGCGGGGCGGCGCGGCGACGCGGCCGGAGGGCTCGGGGGACGAGGCGGGCGCGTCCCTGGGGCTGTTGAACCGGCGGGTGCCGGTGTCGTCGGTGCTGGGCGCGGAGCTGCCGAGCCTGGACCTGGGGCTGGGGGATGACGAGGACGCACCCCAGCGCGGTGAGGACGAAGCGCCTGGGCAGGCGCTGTCGTCCGAGGCCGCCGCGGGTGGCCCGGCGGAGGACTCCGCCCTTCCCGACTCCACGCAGGATTCCGGCGCCGGCCAGGATGCGCCGACGCAGCAGGTGGCGCTGCCCGAAGGGGCCGAGGCGGCCGCTGCGTCAGCGCCCGAGGCCGACGAGGACGGGCGCCAGGCCGGCGCCGCTCCGGCCGAGGACGGGCCCCTGGCCGCGTCCGCTCCTGTCGAGGACACCGCGTCCGCGGGGTCCGGTGGACTCCTGGGAGACCTTCCGCCTCCCGAGCCCATGGCGCCGATGCCCGTCGTCGCGGCGCGCGCGCCCTCGGCGACGCGGCCTTCCTCCGGGGGCAAGCGGTCCCTGCTCGAGGACATCCCGGACGCGGCGCCCGCGCCCACGGCCGCCAGCGCGCAGGCCAAGGCGCGCAAGCCGGACACCGAGGCGCTCACCGCCGAGTACGAGAAGGAGCTGCGGGCCAGGCTGGCGCGCGAGGCCGCCAAGACGTCGTTCATCGCCCGGCATGGCGTGAAGGTCGCCGGCGCGGTGGTGGGCGTGGTGGTGCTGGCCATCGTCGCCATCAGCTTCATCAACATCCGCGCGAACCAGGGCGGAAAGACGCTGAGCGAGACGCTGGCCCGGGCCGAGGACCTCATCGTCCAGGACACGGGGGCCTCGCTGGACGCCGCGCTGGCGCAGCTCCAGAAGGCGCGGGACATGGATGACAGCAGCAGCCGCGCGTGGGCGCTGACGGCGTGGGCGCATGCGCTGCGGTATGCGGACCATGGGCAGGCCTCCGAGGACCGGCGGCAGGCGCTGGAGGCGCTGGAGCGGCCCGGCGTGAAGGACGCGGCGCCCGCCCTGGTGCTGGTCACCAACGTGCTGGTGGCGGACGAGCGCGGACGGGCCCTGGCCCGGAGCGCCCTCTTGGGTTCGCAGGAGGAGAGCACCGAGGTCCATGCGCTCGCCGGCAGCCTGCTGCTGGAGGCGAAGGACGAGAAGCAGGCGCTCGAGCGCTTCGACCGCGCGCTCCGGGCCTCTGGCGTCAACGTCCGCGCGCTGGTGGCCCTGGGGGGCTACTACAAGGCTTCCGAGGACTTTCCCCAGGCCATCGAGATGTACGAGCGCGCGCGCAAGAGGTCCCCTGGTCACCCCGGGGCCCGCATTGGCCAGGCGGAGGCCCGGCTCGCGCTGTACCAGGACCTGGACGCCGCGCTGGCGGACGTGGCGCCGCTCGCGGAGGACCCGAAGCTGCCGCCGTCCCTGAAGGCGCGCCAGCAGTTGGTCCATGGCGAGCTGCTGTCCGCCCAGGGCAAGCACGCCGAGGCCCGCGCGCTGCTCTCCAAGGGCACCCAGGGGCCCCTGGCCTTCGAGTTCCAGCTCGCGCTCGGCGCCGCCAGCCGGGCGGCCGGGACGCTGGACGCGGCGCAGGCCGCCTACGAAGCCGCGCTCAAGCTGCGGCCCAAGAGCGAGGAAGCCCGCGAGGGCCTGGGCCGGGCGCTGCTGGACCGGGACCGTGAGCGCGAGGTGCTGTCGCGGCTGGACGCCGACGGGGGCCGCAAGGTGTCCCTGGTGCGCGGCGCCGCGTACGCGCGGCTGGGGGACTGGAAGAAGGCCCGCGCGGAGCTGGCGCGCACCCGCGTGAATGACCGGTATCCACCGGAGGCCGTCTCCTGGCTGGCCCTGGCGGACGCCGCCGAGGGCAACGGCGCCCAGGCGCGGGAGCTGCTGGAGAAGGCCCTGCAGGCGGCGAAGCGGCCGCGCAACGACATGCGGCTGGCGCTGGGGCAGCTCTACTGGCGCGAGCGGGCCTACGACAAGGCGCAGTCCCTGTTCGAGGAGGTCCAGAAGGATCCTCGCGACCACGAGGGCGCGTGCTCGCTGGGGCGCCTGATGCTGTCGCGCGGGCTGCCCGACATGGCCCTCAAGCCGCTGACCCAGGCGGTGGAGCGCAACGGCGCGCACGGCGAGGCGCGGGACGCGCTGGGGCGCACGCTGCTGGCGCTGGGGCGGACGCAGGACGCGCTCAAGCAGTTCGAGGCGTGGCAGTTGGAGAACCCGGGCAGCGCGGCCGCTCACAAGGGCTTCGCGCTGGCGCTGTTCCACGCGGGCCGCCGCAAGGACGCGGAGGGCGCGGTGCAGCGCTCGGTGAAGCTGGCGTCGGATGACCCCGAGGCGCACAAGCTGCGCGCGGCCATCCTCTTCGGCGCGGGCGACGCGCGGGGCGGCTTCTCCGCGCTGGCGCGCGCCAACAAGCTGGACCCGAAGGACGCGGACACCTTCTGTGAGATTGCCCTGGCCTTCATGCGCCAGGGCAACAGCGGCAACGCGGAGGCGGCCTTCGCCGCGGCCCGGCGGGAAGGGCCCGATGCCACCTGTGGCCGCGTGGGCGAGCTCTACGCGCAGCTCCCGGGCGGTGGGCGCGGCGCCGCGCGGACGCTGGAGGACCTGGCGGCCAGGGCGCCGACAGTCTGGGACAAGGCCTTCGCTCGGGCCACCATGGCCCGGGCCCTGCTGGGGGCGGGGGCGCTGAAGGATGCGCGCGCCGCGGCGGATGAGGCCGTGCGCCTGGCGCCTTTCGACGGCCGGGCACAGCTTGCATTGGGCATGGTGGCGCTCAAGCAGAGGCAGGAGGCCGTGGCCAGGGCCGCGCTGGAGAAGGCCGTGGAGCTGGAGCCCGCGGACGGCCTGGCGCGCCTGGCGCTCGCGGACGCGCTGGTGCGCGAGCCCGGCGAGCTGCCGCGGGCGGTGGCGTCCTACGAGGCATTCCTGAAACTGGCCGGTGGCGCGAATGATGCCGCGCGGGTGAAGAAGGCCCTGCCTGGCCTCAAGAAGAAGGCTGCGAGGTAGCGTGCGGTATTTCTCCTCCCGAACGGACTCCCCGCTGCTGCGCATCATGTGGGGCAATGCGTTCCTGCTGTCGCTCATCTACCTGCTGCTGGGGCTCGGGGTGGAGATTGCCCTGAGGTTCCACCCCTCGAGCTTCCTACGGCGGATGTCGCTGTCGCTGGACTCGCTGCCAGCGCGGGCGCTGGAGCTGTCGGGCGCCATGGAGCCGCTGCGCGCGGCCTACTTCACCGGGCGCATCTCCGAGTGGGGCGTGCGCGTGGTGTTCGGCCTCACCACCATGGCCGTCATCTTCGTGCTCGCGATGGTGGTGGGCACGCTCATGGGCGGCGTCCGGACGCTGCTGGCGCGCCGGGCCCTGCGCTCGCGCTCCTAGCCCCTGCGGCGGAGGATGGGCTTGCGCGCCGCGGCCGCTGGCACGGCCTGCGGCTCATGGCCCGCCGCGCGCGCCATCAGGCAGATTTCCACCACCTTGGGGCCAAAGCGCTCCCAGCGGCTCTCCCCGGTGCCCTTCACCGCCAGGAAGCCCTCCCGGTCCACCGGCAGCGCCGCGGACAGCCCCAGCAGCGTGGCGTCGTTGAAGATGATGAAGGGCGCGACGCCCAGGTCCTTCGCCAGCTCCTTGCGCCAGCGCCGCAGCTCCGTGGAGGCCAGCTCGCTGTAGTTCGTCACCACGGGCGCCGCCGTGGAGCCCGGGCCGCGGCCGCGCGACGCGGCCGGCCCATGCGCCAGCAGCGTGGGCATCTTCTCCGGCGTGCACACGTCGCAGTTGCCACACGAGGTGCCTGCGTCGCGCTGGCCGAAGTACCGGAGGATGGCCGAGCGCCGGCACTTCTTGTCCCGGTCCGTGTAGGCGTACTCCGTCATCCGCCGCAGCAGCGAGAGGTTCTGCCGCTCCTGCTCCCGCACCCGGCTCAGGTCCAGCCCCAGCTCCCGGAAGGGCAGCCGCTCCAGCGCGCGGATGGAGCGCCCGGCGAAGGGCCGCCGCACCTTCGCCACGTGGGCCTTCTCCAGAAGGCCGAGCGCGTGGCGGACCTCGTCCACCGACAGCCCGATGCGCCGCGCGAGGATGGGCAGCTCCGTGGTGATTTGCCGGCCCACGGGGAAGGTCTCCAGCAGCGACTTGAGCAGCCGCTGCGCGTCCGGCGAGTGCGGCTGCGCCGAGGTGGCCTTCTCCAGCAGGGTGATGCCGTGCTCGCCCTCGCCCCGGCCCCCGCGCTCCACCTTGCCCTCGCGCTCGAGGATGCGCAGCGCCGCGGAGACCTCGAACTCGCTGGCGTTCACCATGCCCGCGAGCACGTGCACGCCCCGCTCGAACTCCTCCACCGACTGGAGCACGTTCCACACGTCGCCGAAGATGGCCTCGGCCGGGTGGCTGCTCTGGATGAGCCGCTCCTGGGTGAAGACGTCCGAGTGGTTGAAGAGGAGCACCGCGCGCGCGGCCTGCCCGTCGCGGCCCGCGCGGCCAATCTCCTGGTAGTACGCCTCCACCGCCCGGGGGATGTTGGCGTGGCCGACGAAGCGGATGTCCGGCTTGTCGATGCCCATGCCGAAGGCGTTGGTGGCCACCGCCACCGCCTCCTTCGCGGCCATGAAGGTGTCCTGGGCGCGGCGCCGGGCGTCGTCGTCCATGCCTGCGTGGTACAGCACCGCCTTCACCCCGCGCCCGTGCAGCTCGGAGAAGATGCCCTCCGCCGCGCGCCGCGTGGAGCAGTACACGATGCCGCTGCCGCCGGTGGCCGCCAGCCGCGCGCAGGCCTCGTGCCGGTCCGCGTCGCCGCCCACCTCCTGCTTGCCCAGGAAGAGGTTGGGCCGGTCGAAGCCCATGGCGAACTCCTGCGGGTCCTTCATCAGCAGGACGCGCACGATGTCCGCGCGGACCTCCGGCGTGGCCGTGGCGGTGAGCGCCACCGTGCGCGGCGGCCGCAGCCGCTTGCGCACCTGCCCGAGCTGCGCGTAGTCCGGCCGGA
Proteins encoded in this window:
- a CDS encoding tetratricopeptide repeat protein, whose protein sequence is MAKSMVERYEQLLRQDPTSSVFVELAKALLEKGDTARAIEVCGQGISHHPTSIVGRVLWGKALIQQGRPAEAMEQFDQAISIEKDNPYAYNLIGEVLLQRGLYRSALPILRKAVALQPNDGRVKSWLDQAQQALAGGPAPVFADLMGLEKPAADEDTPAEPPKDEDPAPGPTVAPMAAARLRAAALGDAAKLKPASAGAAAAGDSADAGPGTAGVADAGTGADAGTGADGGEASAADPSVARGGEASAADPSVARGGEASAVDPSVARGGAATRPEGSGDEAGASLGLLNRRVPVSSVLGAELPSLDLGLGDDEDAPQRGEDEAPGQALSSEAAAGGPAEDSALPDSTQDSGAGQDAPTQQVALPEGAEAAAASAPEADEDGRQAGAAPAEDGPLAASAPVEDTASAGSGGLLGDLPPPEPMAPMPVVAARAPSATRPSSGGKRSLLEDIPDAAPAPTAASAQAKARKPDTEALTAEYEKELRARLAREAAKTSFIARHGVKVAGAVVGVVVLAIVAISFINIRANQGGKTLSETLARAEDLIVQDTGASLDAALAQLQKARDMDDSSSRAWALTAWAHALRYADHGQASEDRRQALEALERPGVKDAAPALVLVTNVLVADERGRALARSALLGSQEESTEVHALAGSLLLEAKDEKQALERFDRALRASGVNVRALVALGGYYKASEDFPQAIEMYERARKRSPGHPGARIGQAEARLALYQDLDAALADVAPLAEDPKLPPSLKARQQLVHGELLSAQGKHAEARALLSKGTQGPLAFEFQLALGAASRAAGTLDAAQAAYEAALKLRPKSEEAREGLGRALLDRDREREVLSRLDADGGRKVSLVRGAAYARLGDWKKARAELARTRVNDRYPPEAVSWLALADAAEGNGAQARELLEKALQAAKRPRNDMRLALGQLYWRERAYDKAQSLFEEVQKDPRDHEGACSLGRLMLSRGLPDMALKPLTQAVERNGAHGEARDALGRTLLALGRTQDALKQFEAWQLENPGSAAAHKGFALALFHAGRRKDAEGAVQRSVKLASDDPEAHKLRAAILFGAGDARGGFSALARANKLDPKDADTFCEIALAFMRQGNSGNAEAAFAAARREGPDATCGRVGELYAQLPGGGRGAARTLEDLAARAPTVWDKAFARATMARALLGAGALKDARAAADEAVRLAPFDGRAQLALGMVALKQRQEAVARAALEKAVELEPADGLARLALADALVREPGELPRAVASYEAFLKLAGGANDAARVKKALPGLKKKAAR
- a CDS encoding RecQ family ATP-dependent DNA helicase — encoded protein: MMNMRAMPVDLPYLEEAQRGLVRHFGLSQFRPGQDQVISSVLSGRNTVVVMPTGAGKSLCYQLPATLLPGLTLVVSPLIALMKDQVEQLTARGIPATFINSSLSDLERAERMRKLRAREYKLLYVAPERFRSQSFLETVSAVGVDLLAVDEAHCISQWGHDFRPDYAQLGQVRKRLRPPRTVALTATATPEVRADIVRVLLMKDPQEFAMGFDRPNLFLGKQEVGGDADRHEACARLAATGGSGIVYCSTRRAAEGIFSELHGRGVKAVLYHAGMDDDARRRAQDTFMAAKEAVAVATNAFGMGIDKPDIRFVGHANIPRAVEAYYQEIGRAGRDGQAARAVLLFNHSDVFTQERLIQSSHPAEAIFGDVWNVLQSVEEFERGVHVLAGMVNASEFEVSAALRILEREGKVERGGRGEGEHGITLLEKATSAQPHSPDAQRLLKSLLETFPVGRQITTELPILARRIGLSVDEVRHALGLLEKAHVAKVRRPFAGRSIRALERLPFRELGLDLSRVREQERQNLSLLRRMTEYAYTDRDKKCRRSAILRYFGQRDAGTSCGNCDVCTPEKMPTLLAHGPAASRGRGPGSTAAPVVTNYSELASTELRRWRKELAKDLGVAPFIIFNDATLLGLSAALPVDREGFLAVKGTGESRWERFGPKVVEICLMARAAGHEPQAVPAAAARKPILRRRG